The DNA region GCCTATTTTCACtcacaacaataaaaaataaccgGAAAATTATTCCCAATTTCCGGGCAATTGGAAATAAAAACGTCCTGTATTGTTAccgttaaaataattttggataGCCAGCGGaacttttttttcaagcgaGACCCcggaaattattttttagtaagaCCTAGGCCTATGCATGCCTCTATCCTTCTGGATTCAGAACACTGAATTTCCAGCGAGTCCTATCCAGTTCCATCCACTGAAACACACCCAAAGAAAAAACTTGTAATGCATTAAAAATACACCAATTGTATTGTCgttcatgaatatgtatgactAGAGAGAGTCCagcttctacctccatggcttGACTAACTAGTGTTGTGATCATTCATGCAGACAAAACATCCCGGatcttttgatgaaaaaaagtgAAGTAGCCAAGGATTGCTTTCATTCTTGACGCTTTTACTGTGGGAGCGAGACGTGTCAATTTTCTGGGTCCAAACAGAGGCAGTTTTAACCCGTATTATGTAAGTTTGCAAAAGTTTCTTGCTTGAAAGTATACCAGCTGCAGTCCaacttaattttgtatttttctaacACAAACTATAAGCGTAGCAGCAACATACAGGTTCTGTTGTTATTTTGCATAACActgtaaatacaaaaaatcCGTACAATTTACGGTGCattacctggcagctagggtgcgAGGTAAAGTGCAGTAAATTCCACAGTGGAAGTTCTGTAAATTGTGCCTTGAATGGGTAGTATGCAAACTTTCaccgtgaaatttacggcactttacctggcaccctatTATAGCTGCCAGGTAAATCACCGTAAATGTTACGgattttttgtatacattgtacGCTTTTACAGAGCAGTCGGGCGTTCACTTTGGCATGCGAAATCGGTGCCCTTCAACCTTTACAAGTTAGTTGGTGCGtgcattattaaaggcagtggacactattggtaattattcaaaataattcttagtaTAAAACCTACTtggcgacgagtaatggggagaggttgatggtttaaaacattgtgagaaacggcaccctctggaaatgccatagtttcgagaaaaaaagtaattttccatgaatttgatttcgagacctcagatttagaacttgaggtcccgaaatcaaacatctaaacgcacacaactttgtgtgccaagggtgttttttttctttcattattatctcgcaagttcgatgaccgattgagctcaatttttcacaggtttgttattttatgcatatgttgagatacaccaactgtgaaggctaggctttgacaattaccaatagtgttcactacCTTTAAAGGAGAAAAAATAATATACTTAATACTTAATATAGTTGTAACCCATGAAATGAACCCAATTTCGcgtttttgttttagaaatcGCCGAAACTCCGGAGCGATGTCCATCactcaggaagaataatccctacaGGAATACAAATATGCCAAGCGTTaccgcagtaacgcttctcatattcaaattttggcGAATAAAAATTGATATATCTGTCCGTAACcgtagtgaaatgtttctcaaaaatgcattatactatccaaggctgctgtacttctaacttcttttaaaggaacacgttgccttggatcggtcgagttggtctataaaaagcgtttgtaaccgtttgttataaaatgcatatatggttggaaagatgttttaaaagtagaatacaatgatccacacaagcattgctcaaaattgcacggtttcccttttacctcgtcgattaacacggtcggccatttatgggagtcaaatttttgactcccataaatggccgaccgtgttagttcgcacagtaaaaggaaaaccacgcaatttcgaggcaaacttgtgtggatcattgtattctacttttaaaacatctttccaaccatatatgcattttattaaaaaaaaccggttacaaacacttttgatagaccaactcgtccgatccaaggcaacgtgttccattAAGTAAAAATGATGGCAATAGTAACTTAAAAGTTACTATTGCCACAGTcttttagagtaattaccaaacgtatatacCATAAGAGAAGGATGGAGCGAGAGAGAGTAATGTTTCCGTATTCCTTCCACAGATACTATCACATCCGCCTTACAGACACTGAGAGGAGGTACAGCTAAACATTATTCTTAGCAAGACAGTGTGTTCTACGTTTGAAGATTAATTTCATCATGCCGAAGGTGAAGCGAGTCGCCGTGATCGGAGGAGGAGTCAGCGGGCTTCTCTCGCTCAAGTCATGCCTGGAGTGCGGCCTGGAACCGGTCTGCTTCGAACGGGGTGACAAAGCAGGTTAGTTGTCGTGAAATAATTAATATAATAGGGAAGTCTCATTGAACTTTCACTGCATTTTACGTCATACCCGAGGTCGATTCTCGGTCCAGACTGTTATTTTGTCAATGGTGTGTTTGTGTCAATGTATCTAAAAAGTTCGTTTAAATCCGTGGTATCCTCTATATGTTTAGCTGTATGACAACCCTACCAGGCGAacgccccccccctccctccaacTGATGTCCGGCGCCCTACATCCACTTCAAATCTGTGCTATTAAAAGTTAACAgagtaaaaaacacaattttgttaagCATTCATGTAGTAATTTCAATGCTTTCAAATCAGCTGTGGTTGTATTTAATTGTGCAGAATAGCCCCTAAAATGGTTGCTGCCCACCCAATCAACCCCCTCCACCCAACCCACCACCATGCTCCACAACTGCCAAGAACCATGCCGTCCactaacaaatacaattttaattcaattcaaccCATTGTTGAGTTAAAGATGGAATACATTCACTCAAATAACATCTTTCTTATCAGGAGGCGTATGGGCGACTCCAGAAATGGACAGTTTTGATGATTACAACGGAGGTTCAATCTACAAATGTCTCATCACAAACTCCAGCAAAGAAATGATGGCCATAAGCGATTTCCCTTTCCCCAAGGAGTTTCCTCCGTACCTCACCCCAAAACATCTCATTACCTACTACCGAGACTTCATCAAACACAATGGCCTTGAGAAGCGCATCCGACTCGCTACGGAAGTAGTGGAAGTGACACCGAGCGAAGACCACGAGGCTACGGGGCGATGGGTGGTCACCTCACGGCCGAGGGATCAAAACGAGGGGGTCGGTGTCACCGTAGAGGTTTTCGATGCCGTGATTGTCAGCACCGGGCTCTACAACGAGGCTTTCATCCCTCGGTATCCAGGCATGGATGAATTTAAGGGGAAGATTGTGCATAGTTGTAAATTCAAGAGCGGTGAACAGTTTGCTGGCAAAACAGTCTTGGTTGTAGGTaagtcaaacattttgtttactcatCTGATGTACGAACAATGACCAATGGCGTTACCCGAGGGGTTCGGGTTCAGAACCCTTGCCCTCTTAtgcccccaaccccccccccccctcccccccaaaaaaaaaaaaaaaaaaaaataatgcacaatGAATAGTTCAACCAACACACCCCAAAAAGCGTGAGGAAAAGTAATATATtattttcccccatttttgCTACTCTTTCAGGGTCCTCACATTCTGCAGGGGATGTGGCTGTAGACACGAGCCGCCATGCCAGTCAGGTAAGGTTATAATAGTAgactgacaatgactagagcaagctagtcgaaacgttgagaccaattcagaactgactccgcggcagtacagttaattacgatcctataagctttagtagtagtccagtctaatttctataccatccgccctggtaatagttaaaaagcaggacagttcttttcagaactgagaagtctcccgaacctccgattatctactccgcggcagtagaataaagcaagacagttccctaaaaacaactctacctggcaagtagatacacacatggtgttaccgcaaaccaaatatacaatagTAAAATGGTCCCTTAGTCTTTACCCCTTGTCTTTGTCGGCGAAGAATATAGGCAGGCACTGGTTTTACAGACCCATTGATTTCTGTCGTTggatgcaatgatttcattgaatgAACGTGCAGTGACGTTTGCTATCCATCGTGTTGTGATTGGGCTGCTCCGAAGTGACGTGTACAACTTTTCGAACAACTGAAATAATTTATAATGGGAGAAGTCTTTCATGGCAATGTCTGTGTAAAGCGGCGCTCAACATAGACCGTGCATGCTtccgccatcttggtcatgttcctcgtatccaataacagtaatggatgCTATATTAATTGTACAAACAGGAATCGGACTATTtcttcttccagcctcggtttggttacattaatTTGAATGGGCGAAAATAAAAGCGGCCGCACCATGATACTAAAGTTCCCTTATGTCATTGTTGCAGGTGTATCTGAGTATGCGAGACGGCTCGTGGGTCGTCGGGAGATTCGGCCCCAAGGGTGTCCCAACAGACTCCTTTGTCAACCGTCGCTGGCGTGGCATGGTCCCCGAGGCCGTCACCCGCAAGATTGCCAAGTCTATCATCGAGGACCGTTTCGACATCGACAACCTCGGCATGAGGTGCAAGAGAGAGCTGTTCAACGGTTACCTGATGGTGAATGACGAGATACACTGCCGTATCGTGTGCGGTGCGATCAAGTGCAAGCCGGGGATTGAGCGGTTCACGCCCGGGGGAGTCGTGTTCGAGGACGGCACCAGGGTCGAGGGGTTGGACGCCGTGGTCTTCGCGACCGGGTACGATTTCAAGTTCCCGTTCTTTAAGGAAAAGATCATTGGTGGTGAGTGATGGATTTTTAACTTTCTGGGGTGTTTCTTTTTAGTAGGACGTCTGTCCACAGTCGGTCTTTCATCGTACACATTGTCTTCATAATATCTTGTGGTCGTCTGATTTTGTAATTGACATAATCTGAAAATATATAATTGTTGGAGCATCACAGGCCGCCTTGGATCATCCTCAGAccaatttattatattatttgcatTCAAACGAGTGACGAGTGACAAGTGACAATTGCGTAGAAGTTCCAATAGGGATCGGGTTTCTCCGTTCAACGGCAAAGTTCCTCGCATTGCAATTACAGTTGAGCTTCTAATGATTGCTTGCATGCTGTTTTCTTGTATCAATGCTgccaaatatataataataacaacaacaacaaagatgaACCAGTTTGTTTCACTCGTTTTGCATCACGTATAATGTGGTTCACACACAGGGGTAGAAAATACTGCAAATGAAACCCACAGCTACGATAGTAGACAAAGACATACGAAACTTTACTACTTTTCAAAAATAAGAAGTCACATTTTTTTTGCACAAGTTGAAAAGCACCACAAAATCAAAAAGTAAAGATTATGTCACGACAATTATTACACAAGAAACAACGCCCAAGGATTTAagaataaaacattacttgggtttgaattttttttcaaaatgacaaCAGTCTGCATGctttaacattaaaacaaaacttctcttttttttttacagagagcGTCGAAGATTCGGAGTTGTACATGCACGTTTGGCCCGCCCGTCGTACGCACCCAACGCTTGCAGCAGTCGGGTACCTGGCAACATCCGGAGCACAGAGCCCGGTATTTGAGCTACAGTCCCGTTGGGCTGCTCAGGTCTTCCTCGGTAACGTCCAGTTACCAGACGTCGAAGAACGACTCACTGATGTCAAGAGAAGGAAAGAtatgttttttgagaaatttggaAGGCATCGCATATTTGTAAGTATTTATAATCgttcaaaaattgtaaaaac from Asterias rubens chromosome 7, eAstRub1.3, whole genome shotgun sequence includes:
- the LOC117292205 gene encoding dimethylaniline monooxygenase [N-oxide-forming] 5-like — its product is MPKVKRVAVIGGGVSGLLSLKSCLECGLEPVCFERGDKAGGVWATPEMDSFDDYNGGSIYKCLITNSSKEMMAISDFPFPKEFPPYLTPKHLITYYRDFIKHNGLEKRIRLATEVVEVTPSEDHEATGRWVVTSRPRDQNEGVGVTVEVFDAVIVSTGLYNEAFIPRYPGMDEFKGKIVHSCKFKSGEQFAGKTVLVVGSSHSAGDVAVDTSRHASQVYLSMRDGSWVVGRFGPKGVPTDSFVNRRWRGMVPEAVTRKIAKSIIEDRFDIDNLGMRCKRELFNGYLMVNDEIHCRIVCGAIKCKPGIERFTPGGVVFEDGTRVEGLDAVVFATGYDFKFPFFKEKIIGESVEDSELYMHVWPARRTHPTLAAVGYLATSGAQSPVFELQSRWAAQVFLGNVQLPDVEERLTDVKRRKDMFFEKFGRHRIFYTPVPYSDEIAEKIGAKPNFTKLLLTDPKLALRCFFGPAYPPNYRLNGPYPWKGAREAIMNGWENTTYPTKTRTVAKPSKSSALTLFGGAGRLMGVIFAVVLLSLLLVIV